From one Streptomyces mobaraensis genomic stretch:
- a CDS encoding Uma2 family endonuclease, with the protein MPVAATERPRDREEPTLLEEAERLAERNPGYRVEILGGQITVTPPPDAFHALSLTDLTFAFEAAHTEETSVVQGVAVWLPDGPHDYAIPDLSVVDSDADEHAVESTYYDPAVFRLVLEVTSTNYAQDVRTKVAAYAIAKIPVYVIVDRKKQRLHVLTDPFANEYRNHRVYAPGERAELPESIGAKIELDVDGILKRAGRRG; encoded by the coding sequence ATGCCCGTCGCAGCAACCGAGCGCCCCCGCGATCGCGAGGAGCCGACCTTGCTGGAGGAGGCCGAGCGACTCGCGGAACGGAATCCCGGCTACCGAGTCGAGATTCTGGGGGGACAGATCACGGTCACACCACCGCCCGACGCGTTTCACGCCCTCTCCCTGACCGACCTGACCTTCGCCTTCGAGGCAGCGCACACCGAGGAGACGTCCGTAGTCCAAGGCGTGGCCGTCTGGCTCCCCGACGGACCGCACGACTACGCCATTCCCGACCTGTCCGTCGTCGACAGCGACGCGGACGAGCACGCCGTCGAGTCGACCTACTACGACCCGGCCGTCTTCCGCCTGGTCCTCGAAGTCACCTCGACCAACTACGCCCAGGACGTGCGGACCAAGGTCGCCGCCTACGCGATCGCCAAGATCCCGGTCTACGTCATCGTCGACCGGAAGAAGCAGCGGCTGCACGTCCTGACGGACCCGTTCGCCAACGAGTACCGCAACCACCGCGTCTACGCACCCGGCGAGCGCGCCGAACTCCCGGAATCCATCGGCGCGAAGATCGAACTCGACGTCGACGGCATCCTCAAGAGGGCCGGCCGCCGGGGCTGA